In Mucilaginibacter auburnensis, the genomic stretch GAATAGAAATTTGTGTTTCATGATAGATATTGCTCGCAAAGATATTGTATTCACCTATTGTTTTTATTCACCTATATTGATAGCGATTTTGCGTTAATTAATTTCCTTTCAGGTGGTCGTGAGCACCATGATATAATAGTTAAAACAATTAATAGTGTTGAACCGAACATGGTTATAACTCCGTCGGCAACTACCAGATGCGAAACTACCGCACCACTCATGGCAAAAAAGAAACTAGCATATGCCCACTCTTTCAGCAAGGTAAATTTCGGTAACAGCACGGTTATCACGCCGGCAATTTTCCAAACACCTAACACAATTAAGAGATAACGGGGGTAGCCCAGATGCGCCATCATAGCGGTTTCATCTTTGGTTTCCAGCAATTGCACTATAGCTGTTGAGGTCATACCGAGTGCAAGCCATAATGTGACTACCCAATAAATAATTTTGTTTCTTTTGTTCATAATGCCTTACTTAAGTTGCATTACAATTTCCTCCAAACGGTTATGCGCCATATTAAGGCCTTGTTTAAACGGCATCTGCAACATGCGGTCGCGGTGTTCATTTGATCGGTAGATGGTGTGAATGGTAAGTTTAGAGGTATCGTCTGTTAATTTTTCAAAATCCAAAAACTCCAATTGTACATCAAATGGCATATTTTCAAATTCAAATGTGCGCGTTATTTTGGTGCCGGCTATAAACTCATGTATGGAACCATTAAAGCGATACTTGTTGCCTTTTGGGTCGGTGGTTTCAAATTGGAAGCCTCCATGTTTTTCATTATCCAGCTTTAAAACTTTGGTGCCCATCCATTGCTCTAAAATTTCAGCATCGGTATAAGCCCTGAACAGCAATTCAACGGGCAGGTCAAACTCGCGCGTAATGCTGAGGTCGTTTCGGCCATTTTCTGCATTAATTTTTGTTTTGAGTTCCATATAAGGTTTATTTTTTGTTTTGCTGATAGGTTTTCATAATAGCTTCCAGTTTGTTGAAACGGTCATCCCATATCTGGCGGAAAGGCTCAATAAAGTCTGCCACGTCTTTCATTTTTTTAGCATTGATGTGGTAATGTACCTCCCGCCCGCTTTGCGTTTGGGCAAGTAATTCGCATTCGGTAAGTATCTGTAAATGTTTGGAAATGGTTGGCCGGGCTGTATCAAAGTTAGCAGCTATCGCGCCTGCCGTCATACTTTGCGATGCCAACAATAAGAGTATGGCCCTGCGGGTAGGGTCGGCTATGGCCTGGAATACATCACGTCGTAAATTCATTGTGTAGCTATTTGGCTACAAATATATATGTAGTTATTTAACTACGAAAATTTATTTGAATGCTATTGAAGTTGGGCGCTATCCTTATTGTATTTACTGCGATAAACCAATGGGGACACCCCCGTGAATCGTCTGAACACTTCTCGGAAAGCTTTCAGATCAGAATAGCCAACTTCGTACATCACTTCGTTGATAGATTTACGTGTGGTTTCAAAAGCCTTTTTTGCCGATTCAACTTTAACACGCTGGGCGTACTCAATAGGGGTGTTACCGGTTGCCTTTATAAACCGACGATCAAAGTTTCTGCGGCCAATGGCAAATTTGGCTGAAAGGGTTTCCACAGATATTTTTTCGCTCAGCTGACTCTCAATATAAGCCTGCGCTTCGCGTACCATTTCGTCACTGTGTTGCTTTTGCCCCTCAAAAATAATAAAGCCCGATTGCCTATGACGGTCAATCTCTATCTGAAAGATCTTTGAGCAGTAGATAGCCGTATGGCGGTCAAAATATTTTTCTACAATGTATAACACCAGATTCAAAAAAGAGTAAGCCCCGCCATTGGTGTAAATACCATGTTCATCTGTTATCAATTCATCAGTTTGCAGGTTTACATTTGGGAACTGAGTTCTGAACTTGTTAGCGAAATTCCAATGGGTTGAACAATTACGCCCATCAAGCAGTCCTGTTGAGGCCAGCATAAAGGCTGCGCTGCACATGCTGGCTATTTCGGCTCCGTTTTTATATTGTTTTTCTATCCATTGCAACAGCGCCACGTTTTCCGGAGCTGACCTATCAAATGAAGATGGTAAAGATGGTATAATGATCAGGTTGGTTTTGCTCAGATCTGTGACAAAGGAATGGGTTTTTACAGTAAACAGGCCATTTGCCAAGGCGGTCCGTGGGGTAGTGCCAGCTATTTCAATGTTAAACAGCTGCCTGCCTTGGCTTTGCTTACAATAAGTGTTAGCCCTGGTTAAAATTTCGTATGCACCGGCTATGCAGGCAACAGTACCAAGGGTAGTAGCGCATGATGGAGCGAGTATAGTGATGTGTTTCATTGCTTTATTACAAATATAATAAAATGAAAGTGTCCAAATCAACCCATAATAATGTCTATTTTGACCTATCCTGCGGGTTGCTTACGACGTTAAATTTGTGATAAAACCAACATTCATATGAAATTTAAAATTATTGCAATAGCACTGTGCATGCTATTTGGTGGCCAGTTAGCCAAAGCTCAGGTTAAAGTAACAGAGATTGTAAAAGAGTGGGAGCGATCAAAAGCTTATACAAAAGAGTATTTAGACGCTATGCCCGAAACCGGTTACAGTTTAAAGCCCACTTCTCAAATGCGTTCATTTGCCGAGCAAATGTTGCACATTGCTGATGCTAATTATGGTTTGGCTTCTTCAGCTCTGAATGTTAAGAGCCCGGTGGAGTTAGGATCATTGGAGAAAAGTACCGATAAATCGAAATCGAACGTAATCCGGCTGGTGATGAATAGTTATGATTACATTATATCAAGCATTAATAAAATGACGGATGCCCAGTTAAATGAACCTGTAAAAATGATTGGCAGCTTTGACATGGATAAACGTACGGGACTGGCTAAAACTTTGGAACACCAGGCCCATCATCGCGGTCAGACAACGGTGTATTTGAGATTAGCAGGCGTAACTCCTCCGCAGGAGAAACTTTTTTAAACTAATTTACAATACCAACTATGGACACAAACGATTTTACAACCGCTATAACAGTCGACCAAAGTCCTGAACAGGTTTTTGATGCGGTTATTTCACCACAACAATGGTGGTCGGGCCAATTTGAGGGCAGTACTAAACAGCTTAATGATGAGTTTACCTATCGTTATAAAGATATGCACTATTCCAAACAATGCGTAACTGAGTTTATGCCTAATAAAAAAGTGGTTTGGCAGGTTACAGACAGTAATCTTAGTTTTTTAGAAGATAAGCATGAATGGACAGGCTCTAAAATAGTGTTTGAAATAAGCCACGTGGGCGATAAAACACAGCTTAAATTCACACACTATGGTATAAGCCCGGCAGTTGAATGTTACGATGCCTGTTCAAACGCCTGGAGTCAGTTAATTCAACAGAGCCTTTATGGTTTTATCACTACCGGAAAAACGGAGAAGCCGGAATTAGCTTAATACAAAATACACCTTACCCATATATCATTAAATGTAAAAGGTTGCCGTACAAATTGTATCGGCAACCTTGCTGATCGGGGTTATTTGAGTAACTACAAAATGTAAAACATTACATTGGCTTGTTGTACATTCTGCTCGTTGCTTTTTTCATATTCATCGTGCATCAATTGGTGCAGGTCGCGGTCAATCTTCTTGCTGATAGCTGTCATGGGTGTATCGGTAGGTTTATTCTCGAATGGGTCTTGCAGGTGTATGGCCATTTTCTCAATTAAAAAGAATGATGCTGAAATAGCAACTACTAATGGTATTTGAAATATACCAACGTGCTCTATCAAACTGAAAGGCATCATCAAAGCAAACATAATTACCAATACGTGTATATACAGACTATACGTAACCGGGAACACGGTGTTTTTTATCCTTTCGCAAGCACCCATGGTATTGGAAAATCTGGTGAGCGTTTCATCAAGCGCTACCTGCTGATATTGATTGATCCAGCCAAGCTTTAAAAGCAACCTTATGTCGTTACCATGTTGTTCAAGCAAGGCCATAGGTGTATTATCTAAAGTCATAACTGCCCGTTTTTCTTCTTCAGCTATCAGTCCATTAAGCGGTTCACAAGTATTTTGGCCACGTAAATGGTTAGTGAGCGCATAACACCAGGCAATCTGGCGTTTTATAATGCGTTCACGCAGAGGTGATCTGTCTTCGTTCTGATAAGTGTCGTTATCTACAAATGTTAATATCTGCCTTGCCAGCGAGCGAGAGTCGTTTACAATGGCTCCCCATATGGTGCGTGCTTCCCACCAACGGTCATAGGCCTGGTTGGAGCGAAAGGCAAGTAATAATGATATAATGGTACCCAAAATTGCCGGTATGGCAATAGGTATTGATACGCCTGGGAAATTATATGCAGTGTGTGCAATATATACAAGGCTTGAATAAGCAGCCAGTAATGCCATCTCCATTTTAATTTTTCCCATAACGTAGCTAAACGGAATATTTCTCTTTAATAGCATAGCGTTTTATTTTACTTGTTAAGCATATTGTTCAGTGAGATTTTGCTCCTGAACATCTTCTGTTTGTGTATGTTGCTGTGAAGCCGCCTGTGGTTTTTCTAATTGCAACGCGTTAATTCTGGTTATTTTACCTGCACAGCGTTTAATCATACTGTCTGGATCAACACTGGCTTTGTTCAGCTTTTTGTAATGGTAACCCGGTATCTGTAAAACAGCATCAATGTTGTTAGCTTCTAAGAAGTTAAGGAATACAACAGAAGTGTTACCATAGAAGAATTCAAGCCGTATATTTTTTAGCTGACCATCATGTTCATTTCTTAGATCAAGGCAAGTCTGATAAAATTCTTCAGGTATGTGTCTGTACTCGGCCGATCGGCGCGATAGCATCATCAATTCACGCTCGCAGTCGGTAATGCTCATCATGTGTACCATTACCACCTCTACTGCTTCAGGATGGAATTTGTCTAACAGATGAGGTATATATTCAAGCGACTGAATGCGATAATCTGTAGGAATTAGTACTGTTTTCATTATTAATGAGTTTTATGTAAGCACTATTGCTATTTACAATGGTACTACACACTCATTAGGAAGTGTTAAGAGACTTGTTAAAATCTAATTAGAGTTATCGGCTTGCTCCAAGGGAAGAGATACCATTATCTCTGTACCTGTGTTTATCTCGCTGCGTATGCCAATGGTGCCATTATGCAAGCGGATAATGTTTAAGGTTAATGGCAAGCCAACACCATGCCCATTGTATTGATGCGTATTTGAGGCCCGGAAAAAGGGTTCAAATATATGTTGTACTTCTGTTGCAGGTATGCCGATACCCTGATCGGTAACAGAAAAAACTATGCTGTTATTTTGAAGAAACAGTTTAACGTTAACTAAGGCATTTTTCGAGTATTTACAGCCGTTGCTGATGATATTACTGGCAGCCAAATGAAGCAGATTAACATTGCCCAATACATGCAAGCTGTCAGCATCAGCAGGAAGCGCAGAAAAATCGATCTGGATATTACTTTCGGGCATTATTTTTTTCACCGACTCAACAGCTGTTAGCACTAACTCATCCATACGTATCCGTTGCCAGTTTTGCTTTTTGCCGTCAAAACCCGTTTGCGCAAGCGATAACAAACTGTTCAGCATCTGTATCAGTTTGGTTGTCTCGTCGTGAATTACCGTTAATGCTTCATGATGTTTGTCGTTGCTTGTGCTATTGTTAAGCGCCAGCTCCAGTTCGCTGTTAATTACGGTGAGCGGCGTACGTAGCTCGTGCGATGCATTGCTTACAAAGTTGTTCTGGGTTTCAAAAGCTGTTTCCAGCCGGTTAAGCATGTTATTGAAAGTGTGGGCCAGTTCGCCTATTTCGTCTTTGCCGTCGGGCTCATCAAGCCGTAAGTGCAGGTTGTCGGATGTTATATTGTTGACGCTATGAATGATCTTACGCACAGGAGCGAAGGTATAGTTGGAAAAAGCCCTCCCAACAAAAAACACAATGATCAGCGCGCCAAAAAAGCCTATCAGCAATATTTTCTGAAGCTCGTTTATTTCGTTTAAACCGTATGCGTTGAGGGCAGTGGCTATAACAATGTAGCGGTCTGCTCCAATTTCAAATATTTTGCCGGCAAAAAACTTGTTGCCTTTACGGTAGGTAGAGCTTTTTAGGTTGATGATATCTCTAAAAAATGCTTCAGGCACGCCCGGGTTTTTATAGTTGCCTTGTTTGTCCGCCTTAACAATATATTCCGTTTCACCGTCAAGCCTTTCCAGGTAGCGGTTCCGCACTTCAGCATATGCAGTTTTGTTTCCGCCCGGAAGTAAGTTTATTTCAGCGGTAATATTGGTGCGGGCTTCCAACCGCTTAAAAAAGTCGCGGTAATTGAACTGGTATTCAAAGTAAAGAATAAAAGCATTAAGGAGCAGCAAGATACCCGTTGACAGGCCAAGGAACAGCAGGGTTATTTTGCTGGTTATTTTCAATTTACTCTGCCTCCTTCAGCATGTAGCCCATACCAAAAACGGTTTGAATGTAATGCGTAAGATCCTCTTTATCTAATTTTTTACGCAGATAATTGATGTAAACGTCAACCACGTTGGTGCCCAGGTTAAAGTTTATATCCCAAACTGCTTCCAGTATTTGTATCCGCGATAAAACCTTCCTTGGGTTCTTCATAAAATACTCTATCAGCCGGTATTCGGTAGGAGACAGGTTAAGCTGTTTGCCACCGCGCGTTAAAACTTTTGCATCAGTGTCTAACTCCAGGTCGCTCCAGCTAAAAGTGGTGTTTTCAACTTTGGTGTCGTTGCCGCGCCTTCTTAAAAGCGTTTTAAGACGGGCCGCCAGTTCGGCTATTTTAAAAGGTTTTACCAAATAATCGTCCGCACCGCTTTCTAAGCCCACTACAATATTTTCTGTTGAATCAAGTGCGGTAAGCATTAAAATGGGTGTCTTCTGGTCGGCAGTACGTATGCGTTTACATACTTGTATACCATCCATATTGGGTAGCATTACATCCAGTATAATAAGGTCAAACGGATAGCCTGTAGCCATTTGCAAACCCGTAAGCCCGTCATTAGCCACACTTATGTTGTTAAAACCATATTCGGCCAAACCCCGCTTTAATACCGATACCAAAGCCGGTTCATCTTCTACTAACAATACTGACATGCAACTAATAGATAGTTAGTTTAAACACTTCACCAACATCAAACCTGCAAATGCAAATAAGCAATATTGGCTGCAAAGAGGCTAAAAGTAATAAAATATTGCTGCTTTAAAATTCTATGATGGCCACCAATTGAATTAAATCTTTACTACATAAGCTTTTAATTCGGCCATTTTGCCGTCTTTAAAGCGCCAAACATCACAGTAAGCGTAATCTGTCATGTGGCCTTCTGCATCTTTTAAACTGATATGCCCAATGGCGGTAACAAAGTCGCCTTCAGCTATCATACATTCGGTTGAGAATTTCGGCTCAATATATGTTTGCTTCATGTAAGCTCTCACAGCTTCTTTGCCCTCTAAAATTTGATCGCCCATAAAGTTCCACAATGTATCCTCTGTGCAGTATGCCAGATAGCCTTCATTGTCGCCTGCAGATACCGCTGCATTTGCTTTTTCCAGTATAGATTTATTGTCTGTATGCATCATTATTAACGATTAAAATTTTTGGTCAGCTTAAGCAACCTTGTAGACACCGTTTTGTTTAACTCATCCCCGTTTAACTGCCAGCCCCAGTTGCCGCTTGCTGACGAAGGTACATTCATACGGCTTGCGCCATCCAGTTCCAAAACATCCTGAACCGGTAAAATTGCCACTTTAGCCACCGAAGCAAAGCACTGGCGGATCAATACATCGCATATGTTTTTCTCGGTAATTTTTTGACCGGTGTATTCCCGTATGGCAGTTTTAGCAACAGCGTCAGCATCCTGCATAAACCATCCTTTTAAGGTATTATTGTCGTGCGTTCCGGTGTAAGCGAAACTATTTTGGGTGAAATTATGCGGGATATGGTCTGATACCGGTGTTTCGCCACCGAAGGCAAACTGAAGCACACGCATTCCAGGCAGTCCAAATTCATCACGAAGTTGATAAACCGGCTCATCAATTTCGCCCAGATCCTCAGCCACAAAGGGCAGATCGCCCAGTTCATTTTTTATCACCTTAAAAAAATCAACGCCGGGGCCTGGTTGCCACTTTCCGGTTATGGCTGTTGTTTCACCACCGGGAACCTCCCAATAATCAGAGAAAGCCCTGAAATGGTCCAACCGTATCAGGTCAAAATACTCCAGATTTTTGCGGATGCGTTGCAGCCACCACTTATATTTTTGCTCTTTTAAAATGTCCCAATGGTAAACAGGCATACCCCATAACTGCCCTTCAGCAGAAAAGTAATCGGGAGGAACGCCAGCCACGCCCTGAATTCTGCCCTCTTTATCCAGTTTAAAAAGTTCGGGATTTGACCATACATCAACTGAGTCATAACTGATGTAAAACGGCATATCACCAAATAAAACTACACCTTTTTTATCAGCGTAATTTTTAAGTGACTGCCATTGTTGACTGAACAGGTATTGCAACCATTTCTCCTTTTCAATAGCAGTTGCATTTTGTTTTTTAGTCTTTTCAAGCGCTGAAACTTCCCTGTTACGGATTGGTTTAGGCCACTCGTACCAGGGTTTATCTTTATTGTTTTGCTTTGATACTTGGTACAATGCAAAATCATCCAGCCACCAGTCTTCTTTTAATTTAAATGCTTCAAAGTCTTTTTTTTTAGATGGGGCCGCTTCAATAAATTTTCGCCAGGCCTTGTCAAATAGTGCAGTTTTGATTTCCATAGCGCTGTATAGATCAGCGCGTGATGTAGAAGGCAGGTTGATCCCTTCAATATCACTTTTACCCAACCAGCCGTCTGTAACCATTAGTTCCGGACTTATTAATAATGTATTACCTGCAATGCTTGAAGTGGCACTGTATGGTGAGTAACCAGCTCCTTTATCAACCGGATTAACAGGCAGCATTTGCCAGTACTGCTGACCACTATTGTACAGAAAATCTATAAACTGATGAGCCTGCGGCCCTATATCGCCTACACCAAAAGCGGATGGGAGAGAAGTAACATGCAGTAATAAGCCTGCGCCCCGGTCAGTTGGTTTTTCTAACTTGAGCAGTGCTACAGGTAAGGCGCATAAAAGCTTTGAAACGCTTAAATTCTCTGATGTGTAGCCGTGATCTCCTGTTAATATGTTGGTCCACGTACCGGGAGCAGCGTTAGGCAGTGTTACAGCGGTATCGCGCCAGTCTATTGCGCAAGGATCGGTACCGTCTGCGCCAATTGCAGCAAGGTGCAAAGGCACAATAGTAACATACCAGCTTTTACCCAATTGCCGGGCAAAGGCCAAAATATTGTCTTTATACCTCCCTGTAGTAGCTAAAGGCAGGTAGTTGCCATCTGTAAATACTTTTGAGCCCTCATTGCGGATATTAAGTAGCTGCCTGGTTAAAGTGATTTTTATTTCACCATTATATCGGTTTTGCCATAACTGTTTCCAGTTATTACCGGTATCATCAATTTTTGCCAAATATTGATCACGAAGCTGATAATCAACCTGTCGGCGGTTATCGGGGTCAACCATGCTCAAATCCCATAATTCACAACCTTGATAAATATCAGGTATGCCAGGGCAGGTAAACTTTAACAAAACCTGCGCAAGGGAGTTGATAATGCCATAATCAGCAACACGCTGATGGAAGTTTTTAAAGCTCTTTGTGAAGCTGCTTTTTTTATTAAGAAGTTTTGCAATGAAACTTTTAACAGCATCCTCATACGCCTCATTCGGTGTAGCCCAATCTGAGTTCTGCTTGCCTTCCCGAAGCGCTTTGATCAGATAGTCCTGCAAACGTTGCGCGAAGTTATCATCACCACTTTGCGGCATGGGGTGCGCACCTAATATGGTTTGATAGATAAAGTATTCATCATTGCCATCGGGCGCGTTATTGGTTTTTAGCTTAGCTGATTCTTTTCGCCACTGCTTAACCAGTTTTAGCCACTCCTCAGGCATATCGGTCAATGCGTTCAATCGCGCTCTTACGTCTTCTCCACGTTTGGTGTCGTGTGTTGAAGTACCGTTTAATGATAATGACCAATAATGCTGCCTTTCCAGCATCAGTTGATGAAACTCTTCGCTTGACAGTCCGAAAGCTGCTGGTGAATCGCCCACTTCGTTATGACCGATAAACCGGTTGTAATTGTACATCAACGTATCTTCAACGCCCTTAGCCATTATAGGGCCGGTAAATTGCATACAGCGTTGGTAAAAGCGCAACGCGCGACCATTATAATCAGCATCACCTTTGTTGGTACGGTCAAGCATGGCAGTTCGTAATAAGTTGAAGGCGCCGCCTAATTCCGGATGAGCTTGAGCTGCTGATGTTATCAGGTCAGAAATAGCCGAAGATTCATCATCGCTCAAAGGCATGGCATTTCCATAATAACGATACACGGGGCAATGGATAAGTAGTTGCGCAATGGCTTCTTTCAACTGTTCATCGCTAACTTTTGGATCGATTGGTAGTTCTAAACTTTTATAAAGCTGAAACAAGTTTTCCAGTTCGCCGGCCATGTGCTGTTGTAATATAAAAGCCTTCTTTTCCAGCGTGCTCTGTTCTATGTCTGTTTTAGTGCCTGTCAGTTTTTGGTAATAGTCGGTAAATGCCTGCTCGTTTTGTGCATTAGTAAAAACGTTATTTACAATGGCTAAGAAATCATAACCTGTATTGCCCTGTACCGGCCAAATTTTTGGAAAAGGCTCACCGGCTTCCAATATTTTCTCAACGGTGATGTAAGTTTCGGCGCCGGCCAATTCTCTTAATTGTTGCAGATAACCCTCAGGGTCATACAATCCATCAATATGGTCAACCCGTAAGCCCTGGAATACTCCCTCATTTAATAATTGCTTTATCAATTGATGGTAGTGATCAAAAACTTCTTGGTTTTGTATGTTTAAACAAATCAGCCCATTGACCGTAAAAAACCTGCGGAAATTGATCTGCTTATCGGTTTCCTGCCAGTGGCAAAGCTGGTAAGCTTGTTTGTCTGACAGTTTTTTAAGTTGCTCAGGATTGTTGTTGATTGCTTCGATTTCTGCGGAAGTGGTTTTTTCTGCCTCATCCACCTGTACCGGATATTGTTGGCCGTAATAATCAAACCAAAAGCGACCGTCTTTTTTAATCAGCTGGATCTGTTTCTGTTTAATAGCCTCTTCAAACGGAATACCCAAAAAAGGCACCATAATGCGTCCACTATAGACATCGCTGTCCCAGCCAATGTCAAAGTAGGAAGCATATTTAGAGTCTTTGCCATTTTCCAGCACGTCCATCAGCCACTTGTTGTTGGGATGATAGGCCATGTGGTTAGGCACAATGTCCTGCAGCCAACTGATGCCTGATTGCTTTAACTGTGTGCTGATTTCGCGTAACTCGTCAAGCGTGCCAATTTCAGGGTTGATGTTCAATGGATCAGTCACATCGTATCCGTGCGTGCTGCCGGGCGTGGCCTCGAATATGGGTGAGGCATATAAAGTTTTAATGCCCAGTCCTTGTAAGTAAGGAACAATTTCATTTAGCTGTTTGAAGGTAAAATCCTTGTGAAATTGTATGCGGTAGGTAGAAACAGGATCAAACATATTATTGCGCATAAATGGTTGCCGATTGTGGCTGTAAGGTTATACTGTTGCTGTTAACTACTTGCGGGGCATCTGCCGGGCCACCCCATTGTGTTGATGCCGAATCAAATATCTTAGTCCAGTTGCCGCTAACGTCAACGCTTTGTCGCTGTTCTGAAAAATTTAGCAGGCAAACTACTTCCTGCTCAGCGGTCCAGCGTTTTACTATCAAAACATGCTGTTCAGCTTTTAGCGTGGTTTGAAGTGTGTCGCGCGTTGTGGTTTTCAATACCGCATGCGTCTTACGAAGATGGATCAATGCTTTGTAATAACTGAACAGCACTTGATGGTGTTGCTCTTTTAACAACTCCCATTGCAATTTTGAACGCTCGAAAGTGTCGATAGCTTGTGGGTCGGGTGCTTCCCCCTCGCTTTGGAAGTTTTTGAATTCTTCTCTGCGTCCTTTTCTAACGGCTTCAACCAATTCAGGGTCGGTGTGGCTTACAAAGTATTGAAACGGATTTGGCTCACCGTATTCTTCACCCATAAACAACAGCGGCAAATACGGACTAACCATTACCGCAGCCACCAAAAGTTTTTGCATTTCAAAACTCAGCAGCGTACTGGTACGTTCGCCTAACATGCGGTTGCCTATGTGATCATGATTTTGAGAGAATACAACAAACTGTTTTCCATCAAGCCCTGTTGCCTTTACACCAAAGGTTTTATGTCTTTCTTCAGAATATTGCCCATCGTAAACATAAGCGTCTGCATAAGCCTTAGCCATATCTTCAAGTCCATTGAAGTCGGCATAATAGCCATCGCGTTTTTGGCCGGCTGCAACACGCAACGCATGGTGAAATTCGTCCGTCCATTGCGCGTCCATACCAAAGCCACCCTCGGCAGTTGTTTTGATATAGCGGGTATCATTTAAGTCGCACTCAATAATGAGGTAATGCTCGCGGCCTGTTACCTGTTTTAGCTGCTCCACATACTCTTTCATTTCCTGCAGAATATGCTTCGGACTAAAGTCTTTGATAGCATGTACCGCATCCATCCTCAGTGCATCAATATGAAAATCCCTGAACCACATCAATACGTTCTCGATAAAGTATTTGCGCACGCCATCGCACCAGGCATCATCAAAATTGATTGCGCCTCCCCATGGTGTATTGTATTTTTCAGTAAAGTATGGCCCGTATTGCCCAAGATAATTACCTTCGGGTCCCATGTGGTTGTAAACTACATCCAGTATTACTGCCAAGCCTTTAGCATGGCAGGCATCAACCAACTTTTGCAGGCCATCGGGGCCGCCATAACTGTTTTGTACCGCAAATGGAAACACACCGTCGTAACCCCAGTTGCGCTCTCCGGCAAACTGAGCCACCGGCATTATTTCAATGGCGATTACACCCAGTTCAACCAAGTAGTCCAATTTTTCCTCAATGGCAGTGAAATTACCTTCGGGAGTAAATGTGCCCGTGTGTAGCTCATATATTATGTAGTTGCCCAGGTCTGGGTTACGCCAGCTTTGGTCCGTCCACTTAAAATTATGTAAAGGCGTTGCTGCCGACTGCCCATGCACGCTGTCCGGTTGAAATAATGATGCAGGGTCAGGCAGGGGGGCTTTGCCATCAATAGCAAAGCCGTACCGCATTCCGGGTTTAAGTTTGGCGGTGGTTAGCTCCCAATAACCCCTGTCGGCCTTATTCAAGGCAAATGTTTTATTATCAAAGCTCACCTCAACTTCTTTAGCAA encodes the following:
- the treZ gene encoding malto-oligosyltrehalose trehalohydrolase → MEINVYKRTIGVNFNKDHLARIELWAPFAKEVEVSFDNKTFALNKADRGYWELTTAKLKPGMRYGFAIDGKAPLPDPASLFQPDSVHGQSAATPLHNFKWTDQSWRNPDLGNYIIYELHTGTFTPEGNFTAIEEKLDYLVELGVIAIEIMPVAQFAGERNWGYDGVFPFAVQNSYGGPDGLQKLVDACHAKGLAVILDVVYNHMGPEGNYLGQYGPYFTEKYNTPWGGAINFDDAWCDGVRKYFIENVLMWFRDFHIDALRMDAVHAIKDFSPKHILQEMKEYVEQLKQVTGREHYLIIECDLNDTRYIKTTAEGGFGMDAQWTDEFHHALRVAAGQKRDGYYADFNGLEDMAKAYADAYVYDGQYSEERHKTFGVKATGLDGKQFVVFSQNHDHIGNRMLGERTSTLLSFEMQKLLVAAVMVSPYLPLLFMGEEYGEPNPFQYFVSHTDPELVEAVRKGRREEFKNFQSEGEAPDPQAIDTFERSKLQWELLKEQHHQVLFSYYKALIHLRKTHAVLKTTTRDTLQTTLKAEQHVLIVKRWTAEQEVVCLLNFSEQRQSVDVSGNWTKIFDSASTQWGGPADAPQVVNSNSITLQPQSATIYAQ
- the treY gene encoding malto-oligosyltrehalose synthase, with translation MFDPVSTYRIQFHKDFTFKQLNEIVPYLQGLGIKTLYASPIFEATPGSTHGYDVTDPLNINPEIGTLDELREISTQLKQSGISWLQDIVPNHMAYHPNNKWLMDVLENGKDSKYASYFDIGWDSDVYSGRIMVPFLGIPFEEAIKQKQIQLIKKDGRFWFDYYGQQYPVQVDEAEKTTSAEIEAINNNPEQLKKLSDKQAYQLCHWQETDKQINFRRFFTVNGLICLNIQNQEVFDHYHQLIKQLLNEGVFQGLRVDHIDGLYDPEGYLQQLRELAGAETYITVEKILEAGEPFPKIWPVQGNTGYDFLAIVNNVFTNAQNEQAFTDYYQKLTGTKTDIEQSTLEKKAFILQQHMAGELENLFQLYKSLELPIDPKVSDEQLKEAIAQLLIHCPVYRYYGNAMPLSDDESSAISDLITSAAQAHPELGGAFNLLRTAMLDRTNKGDADYNGRALRFYQRCMQFTGPIMAKGVEDTLMYNYNRFIGHNEVGDSPAAFGLSSEEFHQLMLERQHYWSLSLNGTSTHDTKRGEDVRARLNALTDMPEEWLKLVKQWRKESAKLKTNNAPDGNDEYFIYQTILGAHPMPQSGDDNFAQRLQDYLIKALREGKQNSDWATPNEAYEDAVKSFIAKLLNKKSSFTKSFKNFHQRVADYGIINSLAQVLLKFTCPGIPDIYQGCELWDLSMVDPDNRRQVDYQLRDQYLAKIDDTGNNWKQLWQNRYNGEIKITLTRQLLNIRNEGSKVFTDGNYLPLATTGRYKDNILAFARQLGKSWYVTIVPLHLAAIGADGTDPCAIDWRDTAVTLPNAAPGTWTNILTGDHGYTSENLSVSKLLCALPVALLKLEKPTDRGAGLLLHVTSLPSAFGVGDIGPQAHQFIDFLYNSGQQYWQMLPVNPVDKGAGYSPYSATSSIAGNTLLISPELMVTDGWLGKSDIEGINLPSTSRADLYSAMEIKTALFDKAWRKFIEAAPSKKKDFEAFKLKEDWWLDDFALYQVSKQNNKDKPWYEWPKPIRNREVSALEKTKKQNATAIEKEKWLQYLFSQQWQSLKNYADKKGVVLFGDMPFYISYDSVDVWSNPELFKLDKEGRIQGVAGVPPDYFSAEGQLWGMPVYHWDILKEQKYKWWLQRIRKNLEYFDLIRLDHFRAFSDYWEVPGGETTAITGKWQPGPGVDFFKVIKNELGDLPFVAEDLGEIDEPVYQLRDEFGLPGMRVLQFAFGGETPVSDHIPHNFTQNSFAYTGTHDNNTLKGWFMQDADAVAKTAIREYTGQKITEKNICDVLIRQCFASVAKVAILPVQDVLELDGASRMNVPSSASGNWGWQLNGDELNKTVSTRLLKLTKNFNR